The genome window TTCAGTGAACTGTCTTTCTAGCGGCGCGGCGACTGAGGATGACATTGTTTCGGGGGTGGCACCGGGTAAGCTAGCAGAGACACTCACAAAGGGATATTCAACGTGAGGTAAGGCGCTAATTGGTAGCAGAAAATAACTCATCAAACCGAAAATTAGAATGCCGGTGGTAACTAGGGTAGTCATCACGGGGCGGCGGATAAAGATTTCTGATAGGTTCATAAAACTTGGTTGGTAGTGAGATGTCGAACCATGAGGACACGGCAGTGCTCAAGGCGTGTCAACTTAAGGGGTTAGTCCGCTAGTCCGCTAGTCCGCCAGGGGTTGAAACCCCTGTCTAATAGCTAAAGTCCTCTGAAGAGGACTAATGAGTTTAAAATTTTTCTTCTCAGTCCTCATAGCGAGGACTTTAGCTTTGAGGCAGGGGTTTCAACCCCTGCCGGACTGCGGGTCTGACAAGTTGACAGCTATGGGCATGGTGCGGTGTCCTCCTCGTGAGGATAATCGATTATTTTGGGGTAAGAAAACGGCATTTCCCTGTCCAGAGTTACGATTGTTTTGGGGTAGGGAAACGGCATTGCCGTGTCCTTTTCGTGAGGATAATCGATTATTTTGGGGTAAGAAAACGGCATTGCCGTGTCCTATTAAAACGACTGTTTTACCGTCCTCATTTAAATGAAAAAACTTGCCGAAACTTCACCTCATTGAGCTTTTTCCGCCACGATTCCATGTAGATGTAAAATACGGGCGTGAGATACAGTGTCAAAACTTGTGAAAACAAAAGTCCGCCGACAACGGCAATTCCTAACGGGCGGCGAGATTCCGAACCCGCACCAACTCCTAGGGCGATCGGCAAAGTTCCCATTAAAGCTGCCATTGTGGTCATCATAATCGGCCGAAAGCGCACTAAGCAGGCTTGATAGATTGCTTCCGCTGGTTTTTTGCCGTCGTCGCGCTGGGCTTCGATCGCAAAATCCACCATCATAATGCCGTTTTTCTTAACAATCCCTACCAGCAAGATGATACCGATGAATGAATAAACGTTGAGTTCAACGCCAAACAACATCAGCGTTAATAACGCGCCAAAGCCCGCCGAAGGCAATCCCGACAGAATTGTAATCGGATGGATGAAATCTTCGTACAAAATACCCAGAATTAAATAGATTACCAAAATTGCCACGGCCAACAGAAACCCTAAACTCGGCAGCGAACTTTGAAATACTTGGCTCGCGCCCTTATAATTGGTAGAAATGCTGTCAGGAATTACCGATTTCACGATTTTGTCGATCGCACTATTTGCCGTTCCCAGCGCCACCCCAGGCGCGAGGTTGTAGGAAATGGTCGCAGCATTCATCCGCCCGACATGGTTGACAATTAACGGTGCAGTTCCCGGAGTGATTTTAGCAAAGGTTGCTAGCGGTACTTGTGTTTGACCGCCAGAAGCATCACTCGAATTACTGCCTGTTGTCGCGATGTAAAGCTGCATCAAAGCATTGGGATCTTTTTGATACTTTGGTTCTAGTTCCAAAATAACTTGATACTCGTTGCTTGCACCGTAAATCGTGGAAACTTGGTAAGCGCCGTAGGCATTTCTCAGGGTGTTTTCAATTTGTTGAGCTGTAATTCCTAATACTGAGGCTTTGTCGCGATCGATATCAACTTTGATTTGAGAAGTCATCTGCAAATCGCTGTTCACATCCTGAATTTCTGGCATTGCTTTCATTTTGTCAACCAGTTGCGGGACGTACTGCCGCAGCGGAATTACGTCAGAACTTTGCAGCGCGAGTTGATACAATCCTGTGCTTTGTTGGGTTCCCAAAGGAATTGCCGGAGGATTTTGCAAGAAGACTTGAATGCCGGGAATCTCTGCTAGTTGCGATCGCAAATTCTGCACAATTTCGTCGGCTCCCATCTGCCGCTGCGATCGGGGTTTCAGCCGAATAAACAAGCTTCCCGAATTTCCGGCAACTGCCGCCCCGCCGCCATTTGCACTCGCTCCTGCCCCGATATTCGAGTTAACTGCTTCCACATTCGGATCTTGGCGAATCGCGCTGACAACGGCTTGCTGGTGGCGAACTAATTCATCGAAAGAGGCATCTTGTGCAGCTTGAGTAATGCCCGTGATTTGTCCGGTATCTTGGCTGGGAATAAAGCCTTTGGGAACCGCGATAAATAATCCAACTGTGACAAACACCATTGCGAAGGACAAAATCATTGTGGTGCGGTGATATTTTAAAGCTTTCTTGAGGCTCCAATCGTACCAACTCAAAAAGACCTCGAATACATACTCTGAAGCTCGATAAAGCCGGCTTTGATTGGCGTGATTGACCGGACGCAAAAAACGGCTGCACAACATCGGTGTCAAGCTCAAAGATACAAAGCCTGAAACCAAAATTGAAACTGCAATCGTCACTGCAAATTCATGAAACAAGCGCCCCAACAACTCGCTCATAAATAACATCGGAATAAACACCGCCACCAAGGAAAGCGTCATCGATAAAATCGTAAAGCCGATTTCCCTAGACCCGTTTAGCGCCGCTTCTCGCGGGGTTTCTCCTTCTTCTATGTGGCGGACGATGTTTTCGAGCATGACGATCGCATCATCGACTACAAAGCCTACGGATAGCGTCAGTGCCATCATCGACAAGTTATCTAGCGAGTAGTCCAATAAGTGCATGACGCCAAAGGTTGCGATCAGCGAAACCGGCAGCGCTAAGCTGGGAATGACTGTGGCAGACAGATTGCGTAAAAATAAGAAAATTACTAAGATAACTAGGGCGATCGTCAAAACGAGGGTAAACCGAACGTCGTCAACCGACTCGCGAATCGATTGAGACGCATCGTACATCACCCCAAGATCGATCGAACTCGGAATCTGAGTTTTTAAGTTGGGTAGCAATTTTTGAATCGTATCTACAACTTCTACAGTATTCGTACCCGGCTGTCTTTGAATCGTGAGGATAATTGCGCGATCGTTGTTATACCAACTCGCAAGTTGAGTATTTTCTACGCTGTCAATGACTCGTCCTAATTGTTCGAGATAAACAGGCTGTCCATTTTTATAC of Oscillatoria nigro-viridis PCC 7112 contains these proteins:
- a CDS encoding efflux RND transporter permease subunit is translated as MNLSEPFIRRPIMTTLVMAAILIFGWMSYRLLPISDLPNVDYPTIQVSASRPGASPETMAASVARPLEKQFSSIAGLDTLTSTSTSGKTQITLQFNLSHNIDDAAQDVESAISSASGQMPNDLPNPPTYSKVNPADGPILYLYLTSPTLPLSEVDKYAQTYLAQKLSTIAGVAQVQIYGSQKYAARIQLDPQQLATRQIGIDRVQSAIEQGNVNLPTGSLSGSHKNFTVQTNGQLQDAAAFRRLIVTYKNGQPVYLEQLGRVIDSVENTQLASWYNNDRAIILTIQRQPGTNTVEVVDTIQKLLPNLKTQIPSSIDLGVMYDASQSIRESVDDVRFTLVLTIALVILVIFLFLRNLSATVIPSLALPVSLIATFGVMHLLDYSLDNLSMMALTLSVGFVVDDAIVMLENIVRHIEEGETPREAALNGSREIGFTILSMTLSLVAVFIPMLFMSELLGRLFHEFAVTIAVSILVSGFVSLSLTPMLCSRFLRPVNHANQSRLYRASEYVFEVFLSWYDWSLKKALKYHRTTMILSFAMVFVTVGLFIAVPKGFIPSQDTGQITGITQAAQDASFDELVRHQQAVVSAIRQDPNVEAVNSNIGAGASANGGGAAVAGNSGSLFIRLKPRSQRQMGADEIVQNLRSQLAEIPGIQVFLQNPPAIPLGTQQSTGLYQLALQSSDVIPLRQYVPQLVDKMKAMPEIQDVNSDLQMTSQIKVDIDRDKASVLGITAQQIENTLRNAYGAYQVSTIYGASNEYQVILELEPKYQKDPNALMQLYIATTGSNSSDASGGQTQVPLATFAKITPGTAPLIVNHVGRMNAATISYNLAPGVALGTANSAIDKIVKSVIPDSISTNYKGASQVFQSSLPSLGFLLAVAILVIYLILGILYEDFIHPITILSGLPSAGFGALLTLMLFGVELNVYSFIGIILLVGIVKKNGIMMVDFAIEAQRDDGKKPAEAIYQACLVRFRPIMMTTMAALMGTLPIALGVGAGSESRRPLGIAVVGGLLFSQVLTLYLTPVFYIYMESWRKKLNEVKFRQVFSFK